In Ruminiclostridium papyrosolvens DSM 2782, the following proteins share a genomic window:
- a CDS encoding response regulator transcription factor, with the protein MRLQKILIIDDEPGIVKMLETILRKEGYTSISSAFTGQEAMEKISRNLYDLIVLDVMLPDTDGFRLCQEIRRHTAVPILFLTARSGDLDKLTGLGIGGDDYITKPFNPLEVAARINVQFRRLEQYQNAGQTTEINRFGPVAIDRKAAQLLVDGQEVPCPAKEFELLLFLTDHPNQVFTSGQLYEHIWGYDSIGDEKTVSIHIMRLRKKIERDAKNPSLIVNIRGIGYKFIPPKQGEVV; encoded by the coding sequence ATGCGTCTGCAAAAAATACTTATTATCGATGATGAACCCGGCATCGTAAAGATGCTGGAAACGATACTTCGCAAGGAAGGTTATACTTCAATCAGCAGCGCCTTTACGGGACAGGAAGCAATGGAAAAAATCAGCCGGAATCTGTATGACTTGATTGTGTTGGATGTGATGCTACCCGATACGGACGGATTTAGGCTGTGTCAGGAAATACGGCGGCATACTGCTGTCCCAATATTGTTCCTTACCGCCCGTTCGGGTGATTTAGATAAATTGACCGGGCTTGGGATTGGTGGGGATGATTATATCACAAAACCCTTCAATCCTTTAGAGGTAGCTGCTCGTATCAATGTCCAATTTCGGAGGCTGGAACAATACCAGAATGCGGGGCAAACAACGGAGATTAACCGTTTCGGCCCTGTTGCAATTGACAGAAAGGCTGCGCAATTGTTGGTAGATGGGCAAGAAGTACCTTGTCCGGCCAAAGAATTTGAACTTTTACTTTTCTTGACGGACCATCCCAATCAGGTATTTACCTCAGGACAACTATATGAGCATATATGGGGCTATGACAGTATTGGAGATGAAAAAACGGTTTCCATTCACATTATGCGTCTTCGTAAAAAAATAGAGAGGGATGCAAAGAACCCTTCCCTCATTGTCAATATAAGGGGAATTGGCTACAAGTTTATCCCGCCCAAGCAAGGTGAAGTGGTATGA